AAGCCCCCCGCAATAAAGTAATGGTAAGGCAGCATAAGAAGCAGAAAAAGATAGTAATTTGGTAAGGTACGCCACCATCGGCGTGACCAGAAGTTCATGACATGCCTGAAAGACCATTTGTTTGATGCTGAATAACTACGCCATAGAATTTGTCCGATCAGAAAGCCACTTAGACCAAAGAAGAGTTCTACTCCCCCAAAGCCAAGGTGATCAAGTTTCTTAAAGAAATGTGCTATTAACACGAGAGTAATAGCAAATGTGCGTGCGAAATCTAGTCCGAAGATACGGGAAGGTAGTGTGTGTGTCTTATACATAGGGGCATATTTATGTACTCAATAATCTGTCGGCAGGCGGGGTATGGTTATTCTACAGTTGTGTTAAATGAATTTCTATCTTTTTCCTGGAAAAAACAAGAGGTGGGAATACATGTTTTTAACTTGAAGTTATTGAAAAATATTATGTGTATTAATGAATGTATGTGTGACAATATATTCTACAGGTACTAAAGGAGCAGATATACTCATTACCTTAAGTAGCAAGGAGCATATTGCCAGAGCAAAGCGGCAACTGATTTACAGGATTGGGGGTCAATGAAAACCTGCCAGCGCTATATGATGATAAGCCTCCAACATACCATCGTCTACAAATTTGATATCCCCACCGTTTGACAATATTTGCGCTATTATTTCATCAACAGCGTCGATGCTATCGGTAGTGGTATTTTCGGATTCTTTCGTAAATCCAGGCTTTGTCAATACTCCGGGTCGCGTTTGAAATCTATAGTTTTGTTCTATTACCAGCAAGCGCCCATTTTTCTGAAACGCCTTTTTCCATACATCTTTTATTCCGCATGCCAGCTTTCCATTATCAAACAGTTCCCGCAGCTGCAATAAAAGATGGGTATCTCTTACCTTTTTCCAGTCTGAAACGGATGGTCGAAGCGAAGACTTTAATTGATAGATGTCAGCATCATCAAAGTTGCCATGGATATAGTTAACAATCCGGTTTCTATGATGGCTGATTTTAGAGAAATGCCCCAACATCTTTTCTGTTCCTAAAAGGAATATCGGTAAGTCGTAGACCTTGAGGAATTTTTCCAGTTTTGAATCAATATAACGTAACCATTTTTCTGTAGCAACGTCTTTGGATGAAGAAGGATCAGAGAAGTTACTTACCCTTTCCGGTAAATCGTATTGGATATCGTCAATGTCTTTCGTCTCAAGATTGATAAGAGTCGTAAACTCTGATGTATTTCCCAGAATGATCCGGCTATTTGCCTTGCTTAGCACCAACACAAGATATTGTTGCTGTTCCTTAATGTTTTTGACAAAATCTCGTATCTTAAAAGGTTGATCAACATACAGCTGACTTTCTACCGGCGTGTTGAGGTAATATATGTGCTCAGAAACCGGAGATGCATATATCACTACCCCTTTCCGGCTACCTGATATATTTACGGATTTTATCAGGGTTTTCAATTTGTTATCCATGAGTGCTATTGTGTCGTCTGGATAATTGCGGTGTTTTAGCTCTTTTTCAATGGCAGTTATCGATAACTGCAGGTGAAACGCCAACTCTTTCCGGGAGCCCGGTTTGGTTTCTATCGGCATGATAATGGAAACACTTGGCCGATCGGTAGAGGAAATTATATCCATCAGGTCTTTATTCATTTTCGGTTTCATGGTAAAATGTTTGTTTTCAATAATAATGGTTCTTCTATTTCTAAGCTGTCGTATCGCACACAAATAATCGATGAGTATAGTCAAGCAGTTGAATGACAGTGATCACTCACCACTCCCCGGATCTTAACAAAAGAATATTTTATTAACCTGCTGACATAAATAGGGTTGCCACCCGTGCGTATTTATTTTGGCTAAGTAGGTCCAGTTCCAATCCAGTATGTCAGCCATCATCATGTATGATGATCATGGTCATTTCCCATAATATGTTTATATCCCAACTTTAGTACCGTCCCGTTGTGACTTTAGAGTTGATCGCCAGCCCCATTAAAGCTTATCAGATTGTCATTTTATTATCTTTTAAATTCTACCATTGTGAAAACATTAATTACCTCTCTATTCAGCTTATTATTGTGCAGCGCTCTTTTTTATAGTTGCGATAAGCATGATTATCCATACCCGCACCCACCGAGGTGTCAGATCACTAAACTAAAAGGAGAGATACTCTTCACTGACTCAGTTTTGATCACCTATAATGCTAAAGGGAATCCTGTCAGTATGACAAGAACTCATGTCGGAACAGGAGCCCCGAATTTTCTTTTTCGCTACGACAAATACAATCGTCTAACTGACATCATTGGTGCTTACAGTGGCAATGTAACATTCGAAACATGGCATCATTACGTCTATAATAATAACAGTTATAGTGATGCACTAAGGCCGGTTACAGACACCACATACACTTTTGGTGTCATTGGCACAGGCCCGCTTCCTGAACAGATTTTCCATGGTGTACGCTATACCGACTTTACCTATGATCGTTATGGTAGAATTATAGTCGCCAGGGAAGTCGATATCAGACCTATCCCTGACACCCGTGAACTGCGCTATTATTATAACGCCGCAGGAAATCTTATTGCCCTCGCAACCACTTACCCGCAAGGTATAGATAGCATTAACCTGGTTGCTTACGACAATAAGATCAATCCGCATCAGACACACCCCATCTGGCAGTTGATAGATCGGAATTACAGTGTGAATAATCCATTCACGGCTGTTGCATATAATAACTTCGGACTCCCAACTGTTATCGGTGGAAAAGAAAGCGCAGGTGAGTTCCTCGGATATGATTTCATCGGAGAATTGACAATAGATTATAACTGCCATGGGTCAGGTCATTGATCATTCAGGACAACAGTCCTGTGCTGATTTATCAAATCAGCACAAGCATTTTAATCTGCATATATCCATTAAGTCTAAATCATTTTATCATGCAACCACAATTATTCTGTCAGAGTTGTACGCTTCCTATTGATGATATAGAAAACAGAGGCACTGAAAGGGATGGATCAAAAAGTGATTTGTATTGTAAATACTGTTATCAGGCTGGAGCGTTCACTGATCCTGATATGACGCTCGAACGAATGAAAGAGATAGCAGAAACGGAAATGAGAAAGAATAACTTACAGGAAAATATCATTCGTCAGTCCATTGACATGATACCCCGACTTAAAAGATGGCAGCGGTCTTCCTTAGCCGGTAGTTAATTTGTGCAGCATCAAAAAGGCAAATTTGAAACAGTTTTAGACTGTCAGAGGCATATATCATTCGATTCGCAAAAAGAGGGTCAGCAAAATTCCCTCTTTTTGTATGTTTTTTTGGATAAGCGTGGACGTATTCAGGGGGAATGTTGGGCAAGAAAATTCCTGGCCAGCCTGTCGTGACATGAAATCGCCACTGACTTTATCGAAGTAGTGCTTATCAGAAACGGTCCGGGGCATTGTTGATGGCGATTAGCGGTGCTGTTTCATGATTGATCCAGGCACTATTATCTGTAAATAAACTCAAAGCAAACGCCCTTAAACATAGCAGCAACTACGTTTAAGGGCGCCTTTTTATAAGTATCACCCAGGCAGTAGCAGGTTGCCTGGCTTTTTCCGATCTCGTATACACCACCAGACAAGTGAACGCAACTATCAGGATAATCCGCAGTACCAAAGTAAGCTGTAATAACTCCGGGCCAGCAAGGTTCTTCGCCTCGTTCAGTGCCAGCGCTTCGGGTGTCCCTTCAAGGTCCGTCGCATAAGTCTGTAGTTGATCACCTGCAGGAAGGTGCTTGATAATCAAGCCGTCATAAAACCCTCCCTTGAACATCGTGTATATCGATACTGCGGACATGCCTTCTCCAGGAAAAGAAGGGTTTACACATCACACATGGGACTTGTGGGGCTGGGGAAAAAAGAGTTTGTCATCATTGACATGCCTATCCAGTCAGTGCCTGTTACCTGTTTAGTATCCAGTGCATGCCGTCATCATAAGGTTATTTAGAGGATATCTATATATCGCCGGGATATTGAAGTGATATACAAATGACGTATTAGTACTCATTTAGACTGGAGACCTGATCGATTTCATGTATATTTGTAACTATAACCTCAAAATTGATCATTATGGCCATTGTTAAAGACAATATCCTCCTGCAACTGGTGCGGGGTTCTATCGGTAGACAAGTCACTATTTACGAACGGAATGGGCAAATCATTATGGCGAAGAAACGCCGCCCTTCTAATCGGAAACCAACAAAAAAACAGCTGGAAGCCAGGCATAAAATGCGCATAGCGGCGGATCTGGCGAGGGATATGATGAACGATCCCGCGATAAAGGCCTATTATGCGTCGCTGGCTGGCCCAGGGCAGAATGCCTATAATATGGCCGTAAAGGATGCTTACCGCTCTCCCGAGGTCCAGAATATCACATTAGAAGATACTGAAGTGATCGTAACTGCCAGGGATGAATTTCGGGTGGCCGAGGTAGCCGTGCAGGTAGTGGATACTGATGGTGTTATTATTGAGAGCGGTCCGGCGGTATTGGGCCGGAATGGAATAGATTGGCATTATAGATCAACCGCGCGGCCCGTTGGTGGCAGGATCATCATAGTGGCGGTCGATTTGCCGGGAAGAAAAACGGTGAAAGAGTTGTTATTGGGCTAAAGGAAAAAGTTCACCTATTGAAGAATGTATCATTTGCATTTCAGTAGCATTATTATTGAAATGTCAGGCGTCGTTATTCCTGCCGCAACGTCTCTACCGGATTCATCACCGCCGTCCGATAAGTCTGTATTCCAATCGTCAGTACGCTCACCAGTGAAAGACATCCCAAACATCCGGTATAAATCCCCAGACCCGGCGTAGCCCGATACGTGACCGGCATTTCATACACTGCTGCACTTGGTCTGAATGCCAGCAGTAACAACGGTTGCGTTGTGTTGGCAGCAATATATTCATAACTATCATCCCAACGGAGAGAATCCGGAAAGCAGCTGGGATGATGCTGCACACTTTAAAAAAGTATTACACTCCACTGTGAACCCTGATATTTTCAGGTTCGCCATTAATACGATTGAGTTGATAGAACAACGCTTGCTGAGGCCTTAGCTGAATCCTTCGGATAATATCAGAGTAATAGCCGATAAGGATAATATCGGCGTCAGTGTAGTGGATTGCCAGTATTTGTGTCTTTTTTGTAGTTTGCCGGCAATATGAAGAAGCAGCTTGTTATCAATGGAGACCATATACATGATATTCCTTCGTTCTACAAAGAGATCAATCGCGTATTCATGCAGGAAGAAGACTGGGAAATAGGTAATAGTCTGGATGCATTTGACGACCTGCTCTACGGAGGATTGGGTGCTATCAAAGGGCAGGAGCCGGTGCAGCTGATCTGGCTACATATCAGCAAGAGTAAGGATGCGTTAGGATATGAGGCTACGAGGAATTATTATCTGGAAAAACTGGCGCCGGGGTCACCGTTTAATAAGACGCATTTCACTGCGCAGTTGTCGGCATTGGAAGCGGGAAAGGGGCAAACTTATTTTGACATCGTGTTAGAGATCATTGCAGGGCATAAGAATATAGCATTGATAAAATCATCATCTAAATAGTTTACAGGAATAGGTTTGTTGGTTTTACGCATCGTATGTCATTTCTCCGGACAAAGGTAGGCTTTAAAGCACCAGTTCCATTTTTCTATTACTGGCACATTTTGTAAATTGTTATAGCTAAGAGAACGTATATCGCTGTTATTCTATACGTTCAGCATTGAGTGGAGCTTACGATATGCATCAACCCCCCAAATAAATAAGCTTCTCATGAAACACAACTGTTTAAAGATGGCGGCCATTTTAATGCTCTTTGCATGCAGTAATGTCAAGTCATCCAAAGAGCAGCCTTCTGCCGATATAGCAGCAGCTACGATCTCCTGTGCCACATCCAGCACCATGGACAAAGACTGGTATACTTCCGGTAAGAAGGCGCCTAAGTTAAAGGGCCTTGAGGGGATAGATTTTCACATCTCAGCCACCCATCCCGGGGCCAGGGAATATTTTAACCAGGGCATGATGCTCGCGTATGGCTTTAACCATGCTGAGGCTGCGCGTTCCTTTTATGAAGCCTCCCGGCTGGATAGTACCTGTGCTATGGCTTATTGGGGATTTGCGTATGTACTGGGGCCCAACTACAATGCCGGCATGGAAGAAGATAATTTTCAGCGGGCCTATGCCGCAGCAGTGAAGGCACAAGCGCTTTCAGCGAAGTGTATGCCGAAGGAAATAGCGTTGATCAATGCACTGGTCACCCGCTACGCGAAGGAGCCACCTGCCGACCGGCAGCCGCTGGATATTGCCTATGCGGCAGCCATGAAGAAGGTATATGAGCAGTTCCCTACAGATCCCGATATCGGGGCACTCTATGCGGAAGCATTGATGGATCTTCATCCCTGGGATCTATATGATAAGAAAACGAAGCAACCGCGTGCCTGGACACCGGAGCTGCTGAGCGTACTGGAACACCTCATCCAAATCAACCCCCGTCATCCGGGCGCCCATCATTTCTATATACATGCGCTCGAAGCATCTGCTACTCCCGAAAAGGCACTGGCAAGCGCGCAGGCGCTCGACACATTAGTGCGCGGAGCAGGGCATTTGCTGCATATGTCTTCACATATTTATATCAATACCGGCGATTACCACCTGGGTTCACTGTCGAATGTGCAGGCAGTGGCGGCAGATAGTAGTTATACGACTGCGTGCCACGCCCAGGGAGTATATCCGCTGGCTTATTATCCGCATAATTACCATTTTCTGGCGGCAACGGCTACACTGGAAGGCCATTCAAAGCTGGCGTGGATGGCGGCGAAGAAGCTACAGGCACATACTGCGGAAGATGTTATGCGGTTGCCGGGGTGGGGCACCCTGCAGCACTATTATACGATACCTTATTACATCGCCGTCAAGCTGGGTATGTGGGATACGATCTTTGCGCTGCCAGCTCCTGCAGAAGACCTTGTCTATCCGCAGGCTATCTGGCACTATGCAAGAGGGATGGCGTATCTGGGAAAGAATGATATCGCTGAAGCACAGCAGGAGATGGGCTGTCTGGGAAAGCTGGCGAGGGATACTACACTGAAAGATTTGACTGTCTGGAATATAAACACGATCGCTGATCTGGTACGAATTGCGGAGAAGGTATTATCTGCCGGAATAGCGGCGAAGCAGCGTAAGATGGATACAGCTATTGCTTTATTGCGAGAAGCGGTGGCCATGGAGGATCAGCTGAACTATAATGAACCTCCTGACTGGTTCTTCTCTGTCAGGCATCAGTTGGGGGCGGTATTACTCAAAGCTGGTAAATATAGAGAGGCGGAGGAAGTATATGTACGGGATTTGCAGATATGGAGAAAGAATGGCTGGGCTTTGATAGGGTTGTATCATGCATTGACAGGTCAACAAAAGACCAGTGAAGCAAAGCGGGTGAGAGCTGCGTTTGACCAGTCATGGCGGTATGCGGATATCACTATCGCATCATCTTCGGAAGTTATTAACTAGTGAATAGGGTTGTTTGTCAAGAGAGGCTACCGCTAATTTGTAATCTTGATGTTCTAATTCCATAGCCTATCATTTCTGCACTGTAACAAATTATAAATTGATTAATAATTTTATGCCTTGTAATTTACTAATAGCTGGAATATTTCGATGTCCCTTCGTTCTTAAGTACTACAGGATTGGTAGCTGTGAAACAAAGAAATAATGGCGAGCCTCGCTCTTCACTGAAACCCAATGGAGAAATACTTCCTTATTCTTTTGTAACAATTGAAACCAGTAACGCGGATTTTAATACTCTGAGCACGCAAGTGCAGGATACAGTCAGCTTCTTAAAGTTGCACCGGGATCAACTTATGCAAATTAAAGGAACAGAGGGTGTTGAACACATAAATTTAGACTTTGGAATAGAAATGACAGATGGAAAGTTTTCAGAAAAGATATTTCTGCCCATTGAGCTAATTAGTTTAGCCGCCGAACTTAATATGACTGTGCAGCTTTCGATTTATTAAGAAAAAAGAATAGTTCACTATTTTTAATCATTTAGATTTACGACTATAGGGGGCAACAAACCTCAAAGGCGAAGCGTATAAGTACCCCGCTAGTTGAGACAGGTCTGGGCTTTTACAGGTGTGCTCCTGGTCATGAGGAGAAGCTGCATGCAGAATATCAGGATAGTAGTTTATTACATTAGATATGTATTGTGTTTAGTCTCCCGATTGTCATGTATCGATCCACTATAAATTTATTCAATATAAAAAACATTAATTTGTTTATAATGCTAATAATCATTTACTTGGGACAGTTATCTTTTTGAATCTCATAATAACACCACGATGAATGTTTGAAAGCCGGACAACTTTCTGCCCTTAACACAATAGGAAGTGTTATTCAATTAATCACCCCACTATTTGTTTTTTTAACTTCAAAATACCATAACCATGAACTCCGAAAACAATGCGGTTGCTCCCGGGTACAGAGCACTAGCCTTACAGTTTTGTTTTGTTGCTTCCGGTGAAAATCCTGAAGGAAATTTAAGTAAGCTGATGCCAGGCTGGCAAATGGTCTGGAGCAGTGGGCAACCACGTGATCCCAACTACTTTTTTGTGGCCAAGGACACTAATTATACGGCTGAGGATGTTTTTGTGCTTGCTATCAGAGGGTCCGTTATGCCTACCGAAGACTGGGATACATTAGTGGACTATATTCTGGAAGATCTGAATAGTGTACTGTGGCCATGGAAATACGGTGGTACCGCAGCCGCGATCAGCGCAGGCGGAGCCATTGCCTTCCTGGAAATGGAGAAAGTACATAATGCGTTGAAGAATAGTGCTCCTGAAACACTGCTTGACTTCCTCACGAAGAACGCAGTAGGAGATCGTAAGAGACTGATCATTGCAGGGCATAGTCTTGGGGGGAACCTCGCTAAAGTTTATGCTTCATACTTCATGCAGATGCTGAAAGTGTCGATGCAGGGAAAAATATACCTTATTACCTTTGCGGCACCCGCATCCGGCAATGCTGCATTTCAGGCTGATCTGAACAGAAAGATCTCTTCTCAGGAGCATTGCCAGAATTTAAATGATATAGTGCCTTTTTATCCAACAGTGGCAGGTCTTCATGCTATCGGTACTTTATACAGGCCAGGCCCACGTGCTGCTAACATCAACATGAGCTATATGGATAAGCATACAAAAAGAATGGAAAAGATGAATCTACAGGAATTCTTCGACAAGCTAGCCGTAGATTTTACAATATTTAATTATCAGCAACCGCTTACTGGGTACTGTACATTCCTTGCGTCTCCGCTGCTTGGTACGGCTGATGAATTAGTGGATGAATTGAAGTATTGGCAATTGCAGACAGTGCGTCAACATCAGATCGCTGTGTACGCGCATCTTCTTGGAATAGATCTTCCTAAGAGGAACACACAAACACCGGCTGCTGAAGCGACTGTTTAAATGTTTCACTAAATAGTCAAAGGGCGTCTGCTATGTTAAATGACATTGGCAGGCGCCCTCTGATGATTAGGATGGCAAAGGCAGACAGTGCATGAATATTCGTCAGAATTTTCCTGTTGACAGAAAAAGAGACATCGGGTATTCCCTGGGATCATCACGTAGCCGGGAATGCTGTCGAAGGATAGTTGCCCCATGGTCTATAGTATACAGAACTTTTTATTTCGTGTATCTATCACCAGTATGTTATGGATAAAGAGGGCATTACCAGTCATTCCACCCATGCCTGACTTTTTCATTGCGCTTACCTGTGCATCGCTGACACCTTCTATATAAGTGATGAATCCCAATGGAAGTTTTTTGTCAGCTATCGTTATACTATCGGTTGTTTTAAAGCTGGTAGCTGTGAGCAATCGTCCCCAGGACGACACATTCCGGCTTGTTGGAAGTGCCCCGGGGGACGCTAACTGTAAAGCTGTGGCCTTGTCAGTCAACAGTCCGTAAGCACTCGATCCCGTATCAAAAAAAGCGATCTTCTCAGTGCCTCCGACAGAAAAAGGAAGAAGGATCTTTCTTTTTTCATATATCAGATCAGCCCAGGTCTGCCCCGCCTGTTGTTGGGTATGAGGGTCACTGATCAGCATATACTTTTGAGGATAGTTAATGACAACGGTCTTATTATCAATAAGATCTGTTCCCAGGGTGCCGATAATCTCCATCGCATTGTGTTGCCAGTTAATACCGGTGCTGTCAAATTGTTTTATGACCATTTCCCTGACCAGTACTGGCATATTCCCTATCCTGATGCTGCACTGCTGCAACTTTCCGGTTGTATCTGAGATACGGGGTGTTTGGGGATAACGGTCGCCTATTGCCTGTAACTTATTTCTGTACAACATAGAATAAGGGGAACCGGTATCAAATTGCATATAAAATATGCGTGGACAACCTTTAAATCTGACGGGAATAAGGAGGGCACTATATTGACTGTCTTCCGACTTTGCCCATGAAAATGGAAGCTTGTACTCTTTTCCTGCGGGTAGTACCAGCTGATTGACAGG
The DNA window shown above is from Chitinophaga agri and carries:
- a CDS encoding zinc ribbon domain-containing protein codes for the protein MQPQLFCQSCTLPIDDIENRGTERDGSKSDLYCKYCYQAGAFTDPDMTLERMKEIAETEMRKNNLQENIIRQSIDMIPRLKRWQRSSLAGS
- a CDS encoding lipase family protein; the protein is MNSENNAVAPGYRALALQFCFVASGENPEGNLSKLMPGWQMVWSSGQPRDPNYFFVAKDTNYTAEDVFVLAIRGSVMPTEDWDTLVDYILEDLNSVLWPWKYGGTAAAISAGGAIAFLEMEKVHNALKNSAPETLLDFLTKNAVGDRKRLIIAGHSLGGNLAKVYASYFMQMLKVSMQGKIYLITFAAPASGNAAFQADLNRKISSQEHCQNLNDIVPFYPTVAGLHAIGTLYRPGPRAANINMSYMDKHTKRMEKMNLQEFFDKLAVDFTIFNYQQPLTGYCTFLASPLLGTADELVDELKYWQLQTVRQHQIAVYAHLLGIDLPKRNTQTPAAEATV
- a CDS encoding barstar family protein; its protein translation is MKKQLVINGDHIHDIPSFYKEINRVFMQEEDWEIGNSLDAFDDLLYGGLGAIKGQEPVQLIWLHISKSKDALGYEATRNYYLEKLAPGSPFNKTHFTAQLSALEAGKGQTYFDIVLEIIAGHKNIALIKSSSK
- a CDS encoding baeRF3 domain-containing protein, producing MKPKMNKDLMDIISSTDRPSVSIIMPIETKPGSRKELAFHLQLSITAIEKELKHRNYPDDTIALMDNKLKTLIKSVNISGSRKGVVIYASPVSEHIYYLNTPVESQLYVDQPFKIRDFVKNIKEQQQYLVLVLSKANSRIILGNTSEFTTLINLETKDIDDIQYDLPERVSNFSDPSSSKDVATEKWLRYIDSKLEKFLKVYDLPIFLLGTEKMLGHFSKISHHRNRIVNYIHGNFDDADIYQLKSSLRPSVSDWKKVRDTHLLLQLRELFDNGKLACGIKDVWKKAFQKNGRLLVIEQNYRFQTRPGVLTKPGFTKESENTTTDSIDAVDEIIAQILSNGGDIKFVDDGMLEAYHHIALAGFH
- a CDS encoding tetratricopeptide repeat protein yields the protein MKHNCLKMAAILMLFACSNVKSSKEQPSADIAAATISCATSSTMDKDWYTSGKKAPKLKGLEGIDFHISATHPGAREYFNQGMMLAYGFNHAEAARSFYEASRLDSTCAMAYWGFAYVLGPNYNAGMEEDNFQRAYAAAVKAQALSAKCMPKEIALINALVTRYAKEPPADRQPLDIAYAAAMKKVYEQFPTDPDIGALYAEALMDLHPWDLYDKKTKQPRAWTPELLSVLEHLIQINPRHPGAHHFYIHALEASATPEKALASAQALDTLVRGAGHLLHMSSHIYINTGDYHLGSLSNVQAVAADSSYTTACHAQGVYPLAYYPHNYHFLAATATLEGHSKLAWMAAKKLQAHTAEDVMRLPGWGTLQHYYTIPYYIAVKLGMWDTIFALPAPAEDLVYPQAIWHYARGMAYLGKNDIAEAQQEMGCLGKLARDTTLKDLTVWNINTIADLVRIAEKVLSAGIAAKQRKMDTAIALLREAVAMEDQLNYNEPPDWFFSVRHQLGAVLLKAGKYREAEEVYVRDLQIWRKNGWALIGLYHALTGQQKTSEAKRVRAAFDQSWRYADITIASSSEVIN